A stretch of the Macaca mulatta isolate MMU2019108-1 chromosome 14, T2T-MMU8v2.0, whole genome shotgun sequence genome encodes the following:
- the IZUMO1R gene encoding sperm-egg fusion protein Juno precursor, with protein MAWWWPLLLELLTVMPTWAGDELLNICMNAKHHKRVPGPEDKLYEECIPWKDNACCTLTTSWEAHLDVSPLYNFSLFHCGLLMPGCRKHFIQAICFYECSPNLGPWIRPEAPSGQGERVVNAPLCQEDCEEWWEDCRLSYTCKSNWRGGWDWSQGKNRCPKGAQCLPFSHYFPTPADLCEKTWSNSFKASPERRNSGQCLQKWFEPAQGNPNVAVARLFASSAPSWELSYTLMVCSVFLPFLS; from the exons ATGGCATGGTGGTGGCCACTCCTACtagagctgttgacagtcatgcCCACCTGGGCTGGGGACGAGCTACTCAACATCTGCATGAATGCCAAACACCACAAGAGAGTGCCCGGCCCAGAAGACAAGCTCTATGAGGAG TGCATCCCCTGGAAGGACAATGCCTGCTGCACCCTCACGACAAGCTGGGAAGCCCATCTGGATGTGTCCCCACTCTACAACTTCAGCCTGTTTCACTGTGGACTGCTGATGCCTGGCTGTCGGAAGCACTTCATCCAGGCCATCTGCTTCTATGAGTGCTCCCCAAACCTGGGGCCCTGGATCCGGCCA GAGGCCCCGAGTGGGCAGGGAGAGCGAGTCGTGAATGCACCGCTGTGCCAGGAGGACTGTGAGGAGTGGTGGGAAGACTGTCGTTTGTCTTACACATGCAAATCCAACTGGCGTGGCGGCTGGGACTGGAGTCAGG GGAAGAACCGCTGCCCCAAAGGGGCCCAGTGCCTCCCTTTCTCCCATTACTTCCCCACCCCAGCTGACCTGTGTGAGAAGACTTGGAGCAATTCCTTCAAGGCCAGCCCTGAGCGACGGAACAGTGGGCAGTGTCTCCAGAAGTGGTTTGAGCCTGCTCAGGGCAACCCCAATGTGGCCGTGGCCCGCCTCTTCGCCAGCTCTGCCCCATCCTGGGAACTGTCCTACACCCTCATGGTCTGCTCCGTGTTCCTGCCGTTCCTTTCCTGA
- the IZUMO1R gene encoding sperm-egg fusion protein Juno isoform X1 has product MAWWWPLLLELLTVMPTWAGDELLNICMNAKHHKRVPGPEDKLYEECIPWKDNACCTLTTSWEAHLDVSPLYNFSLFHCGLLMPGCRKHFIQAICFYECSPNLGPWIRPVGSLGWEEAPSGQGERVVNAPLCQEDCEEWWEDCRLSYTCKSNWRGGWDWSQGKNRCPKGAQCLPFSHYFPTPADLCEKTWSNSFKASPERRNSGQCLQKWFEPAQGNPNVAVARLFASSAPSWELSYTLMVCSVFLPFLS; this is encoded by the exons ATGGCATGGTGGTGGCCACTCCTACtagagctgttgacagtcatgcCCACCTGGGCTGGGGACGAGCTACTCAACATCTGCATGAATGCCAAACACCACAAGAGAGTGCCCGGCCCAGAAGACAAGCTCTATGAGGAG TGCATCCCCTGGAAGGACAATGCCTGCTGCACCCTCACGACAAGCTGGGAAGCCCATCTGGATGTGTCCCCACTCTACAACTTCAGCCTGTTTCACTGTGGACTGCTGATGCCTGGCTGTCGGAAGCACTTCATCCAGGCCATCTGCTTCTATGAGTGCTCCCCAAACCTGGGGCCCTGGATCCGGCCAGTGGGAAGCCTGGGGTGGGAG GAGGCCCCGAGTGGGCAGGGAGAGCGAGTCGTGAATGCACCGCTGTGCCAGGAGGACTGTGAGGAGTGGTGGGAAGACTGTCGTTTGTCTTACACATGCAAATCCAACTGGCGTGGCGGCTGGGACTGGAGTCAGG GGAAGAACCGCTGCCCCAAAGGGGCCCAGTGCCTCCCTTTCTCCCATTACTTCCCCACCCCAGCTGACCTGTGTGAGAAGACTTGGAGCAATTCCTTCAAGGCCAGCCCTGAGCGACGGAACAGTGGGCAGTGTCTCCAGAAGTGGTTTGAGCCTGCTCAGGGCAACCCCAATGTGGCCGTGGCCCGCCTCTTCGCCAGCTCTGCCCCATCCTGGGAACTGTCCTACACCCTCATGGTCTGCTCCGTGTTCCTGCCGTTCCTTTCCTGA